One part of the Polyangiaceae bacterium genome encodes these proteins:
- a CDS encoding DegQ family serine endoprotease — protein sequence MPGYGLRQVGTVRPSSRLHGSAPALVLLSALLAGCAGGAPVAKAPDAPPPQQQPAPTSQPAPLTVLPHPALSRVGSPSSIADVAEHVTPSVVNISATKIGRKVDFEGTPFGEPFFKRFFPEGEPPRRRNEYGLGSGVIVTDPGAPGEKLVLTNHHVIADADRILVRTASGERLKARVLGSDPQSDLAVLKLEGNTQSLVPLSFGNSARLRLGDIVLAVGNPFGVGQTVTMGIVSAKGRSNMGIVDYEDFIQTDAAINPGNSGGALIDMEGNLVGINTAILARGGGNVGIGFAIPSAMASKIMHSLIEFGEVRRGWLGVVIQDLDAELGQALGVSATHGVVVSDMEKSGPGAKAGLQQGDVILSVNGTEVESTGELRNAIAAAGSGNSVKLGVLRGKQQLSVEVKLGEAKAKGGRAKSPRAAPSSSWGGVKVDELTPELKSRLHLPDSVPGGVIVKSVESGSTAELSGIQRGDIVTSVDKRAVKSVSDFEQALGKHKPGTKALLLVYRGGRAMYMLLEVGKK from the coding sequence ATGCCAGGTTACGGATTGCGTCAGGTGGGCACTGTGAGGCCTTCGTCACGGCTCCACGGCAGCGCACCTGCGCTGGTGCTGTTGAGTGCGTTGCTTGCGGGCTGCGCTGGGGGAGCGCCAGTCGCAAAGGCACCTGATGCACCTCCCCCCCAACAACAACCAGCGCCAACCAGCCAACCTGCGCCGCTCACCGTGTTGCCCCACCCCGCGCTCTCGCGCGTGGGTTCGCCGTCGAGCATCGCGGATGTCGCGGAGCACGTCACGCCGAGCGTGGTGAACATCAGCGCGACGAAGATCGGACGCAAGGTGGACTTCGAAGGGACGCCGTTTGGCGAGCCGTTCTTCAAGCGGTTCTTTCCGGAGGGTGAGCCGCCGCGGCGACGCAACGAGTACGGGCTCGGTTCAGGCGTGATCGTGACGGACCCCGGCGCGCCGGGGGAAAAGCTGGTGCTCACGAACCACCACGTGATCGCCGACGCGGACCGCATCCTGGTGCGCACGGCGTCCGGAGAGCGGCTCAAGGCGCGGGTGCTCGGAAGTGATCCACAGAGCGACCTTGCCGTGCTCAAGCTCGAAGGAAATACGCAGAGCCTCGTGCCGCTCAGCTTTGGTAACTCCGCACGCCTGCGCTTGGGAGACATCGTTCTTGCCGTGGGGAACCCGTTCGGAGTCGGCCAGACGGTGACCATGGGTATCGTCTCGGCCAAGGGGCGCTCCAACATGGGCATTGTAGACTACGAGGACTTCATTCAGACCGACGCGGCCATCAACCCGGGCAACTCTGGTGGCGCGTTGATCGATATGGAGGGCAACCTGGTGGGCATCAACACCGCCATCCTCGCGCGTGGCGGAGGCAACGTCGGCATCGGCTTCGCGATCCCAAGCGCGATGGCGTCGAAGATCATGCACAGCTTGATCGAGTTTGGCGAGGTGCGGCGCGGTTGGCTTGGCGTCGTCATTCAGGATCTCGATGCGGAGCTTGGGCAGGCGCTCGGCGTGTCCGCGACCCACGGCGTCGTGGTTTCCGATATGGAAAAGAGCGGGCCAGGCGCGAAAGCTGGCTTGCAGCAAGGCGATGTCATCCTGAGCGTGAACGGCACCGAGGTGGAGTCCACGGGTGAGCTCCGCAACGCCATCGCCGCAGCCGGTTCCGGCAACAGCGTGAAACTTGGTGTGCTCCGCGGCAAGCAACAGCTGAGCGTGGAGGTGAAGCTCGGAGAGGCGAAGGCCAAGGGGGGCCGCGCGAAGTCACCGCGAGCGGCACCATCCTCGTCCTGGGGCGGGGTGAAGGTGGACGAGCTGACTCCGGAGCTGAAGAGCCGCCTGCACTTGCCGGACAGTGTGCCCGGTGGCGTGATCGTCAAGTCCGTGGAGAGCGGGAGCACCGCGGAGCTCTCCGGGATCCAGCGCGGGGACATCGTGACCAGCGTCGACAAGCGGGCGGTCAAGTCAGTCAGCGATTTCGAGCAGGCGCTCGGCAAGCACAAGCCAGGGACCAAGGCGCTGCTCCTCGTCTATCGAGGCGGCCGCGCGATGTACATGCTGCTCGAGGTCGGCAAGAAGTAG
- the cheB gene encoding chemotaxis-specific protein-glutamate methyltransferase CheB — MAEPIKVLIVDDSAFNRRSIAQALAGTPEVKVVGTAADGEEALRLVGALKPNVITLDLEMPKMDGFTFLRILMSKMPTPVIVVSSYSQKENVFRALELGALDFIPKPDRHVDVEMLGVRDLLLQKVLMVRALRPEAFAARRMLETVSSHRIDVKRTEAPKIPPRHLVAIASSTGGPTALMEIFGRLPPKRSISVLVAQHMPEKFTRTFAERLNRRCHLQVTEATDLDVVSEQTAFVCPGRKVMQVESEGVMSSVRLRVRFPDSTDRYVPSADRLLASAAKVAGSRCVGVILTGMGDDGVEGAKAIRAAGGRVIAESEETAVVYGMPGSAVRAGVVNEVMPLPAIADWLAELGG, encoded by the coding sequence ATGGCGGAGCCGATCAAGGTCTTGATTGTGGACGACTCGGCGTTCAATCGCCGAAGCATCGCCCAGGCGCTGGCGGGGACACCCGAGGTGAAGGTCGTTGGGACCGCGGCTGATGGAGAGGAAGCGCTACGGCTCGTGGGCGCGCTCAAGCCGAACGTCATCACCTTGGACCTCGAGATGCCCAAGATGGATGGCTTCACGTTCTTGCGCATCTTGATGAGCAAGATGCCGACGCCGGTGATCGTCGTCTCGAGCTATTCCCAGAAGGAAAATGTATTCCGCGCCTTGGAGCTCGGCGCGCTCGACTTCATTCCCAAGCCTGACCGCCACGTGGACGTGGAGATGTTGGGAGTGCGCGATCTGCTGTTGCAGAAGGTGCTGATGGTGCGCGCGCTGCGTCCCGAGGCATTCGCTGCTCGCCGCATGCTGGAGACTGTCTCCAGTCACCGCATCGACGTCAAACGCACTGAAGCGCCGAAGATCCCACCTCGCCACCTGGTCGCCATCGCGTCGTCAACCGGCGGCCCCACGGCACTGATGGAAATCTTCGGTCGCTTGCCGCCGAAGCGCAGCATCTCGGTGCTGGTGGCTCAACACATGCCGGAGAAGTTCACCCGTACCTTCGCTGAGAGGCTGAATCGCCGCTGCCACTTGCAGGTCACGGAAGCCACGGACCTGGACGTCGTCAGCGAGCAGACGGCGTTCGTGTGTCCTGGTCGCAAGGTGATGCAAGTGGAGAGCGAAGGCGTGATGAGCTCCGTGCGTCTACGGGTGCGCTTTCCAGACAGCACCGACCGCTACGTTCCCAGCGCGGATCGGTTGCTCGCTTCCGCGGCGAAGGTCGCGGGTTCACGCTGCGTGGGAGTCATCCTCACGGGCATGGGCGATGACGGTGTGGAAGGCGCAAAGGCGATCCGCGCCGCTGGCGGTCGCGTGATCGCTGAGAGCGAGGAGACCGCGGTCGTCTACGGAATGCCTGGATCCGCGGTGCGAGCCGGCGTCGTGAACGAGGTGATGCCGCTGCCCGCCATCGCCGATTGGCTCGCCGAGCTCGGTGGCTGA
- a CDS encoding protein-glutamate O-methyltransferase CheR — MRPDEFRLLRDAFNEYAGLHFDDDAAYLFERRLSERLEALDLTGFDDYYKYLRFNLRGRSELEEAVELLTTKETYLFRQEYQLRAFRDELLPRLWEANRTKRRLSVWSAGCSTGEEVYSIAILIEQSGLFDGWDVRVIGSDLSRRNVARARAGVYRGASFRAMPDAVRDAFFTEVPGGERGGRAYQANDVIRRKCHFGQLNLLDTSTAPIVGRVDAIFCRNVLIYFDVQSRRRVIDMLYDRLFPGGYLMLGHSESLLNVSTAFELVHLTEDLVYRRPVGAGGRRG, encoded by the coding sequence ATTCGCCCCGACGAGTTTCGGCTGCTCCGAGACGCGTTCAACGAGTACGCCGGGCTGCACTTCGACGACGACGCAGCGTACCTCTTCGAGCGTCGGCTCAGCGAGCGCTTGGAGGCGCTCGATCTGACGGGTTTCGACGACTACTACAAATATTTGCGATTCAACCTGCGAGGGCGCTCGGAGCTCGAAGAAGCAGTGGAGCTACTCACCACGAAAGAGACGTACCTCTTTCGTCAAGAGTATCAGCTTCGCGCGTTTCGCGATGAGTTGTTGCCTCGTCTCTGGGAAGCGAACCGCACCAAGCGGCGGCTCTCGGTGTGGAGCGCGGGCTGTTCGACAGGCGAAGAGGTCTACTCCATCGCGATTCTGATCGAGCAGAGTGGACTATTCGATGGCTGGGACGTGCGAGTGATCGGCAGTGATTTGTCACGGCGCAACGTCGCGCGTGCTCGCGCTGGCGTGTACCGCGGCGCGTCGTTCCGAGCGATGCCAGATGCCGTGAGAGATGCCTTCTTCACGGAAGTACCCGGCGGAGAGCGGGGTGGGCGCGCCTACCAAGCCAATGATGTCATTCGGCGCAAATGCCACTTTGGGCAGTTGAATTTGTTGGATACGAGTACGGCACCGATCGTCGGACGTGTGGATGCCATCTTCTGTCGCAACGTACTCATCTACTTTGACGTCCAGTCACGTCGCCGGGTCATCGATATGCTGTACGATCGACTGTTCCCTGGGGGGTACTTGATGCTGGGCCACTCGGAGTCTCTGCTCAACGTGTCGACCGCCTTCGAGCTGGTCCACCTGACGGAGGATCTGGTGTACCGGCGTCCCGTAGGGGCTGGGGGGAGACGCGGCTGA
- a CDS encoding HEAT repeat domain-containing protein produces the protein MISFPDLEVALISSEPEQRRQAASLLVSHGGSDRVRLLMQALGDSDWRVRKEAVAVAGRLAPNAESLNALVAALQPGENVGLRNAAVEALSRYGEPAVSALNQALSSLDADGRKLAAEALAMTGAATALVGLEALLEDEDPNVRAAAVEAIAGIGTASIERAVSLLEGCLASEDQFMRLAALDGLNRLGVVLRFEQVEALLSDRVLARSALIAAGRCQDPRAALPLVSALNTARGATWNAALQSVSDLAATGVSAEGSVRRALEGLSAGARKKLLHLATTPGDDEASRRMALLVCGALGGRDAADAAIASLEDDATAGEAEQALLMIGADAVPALIKLAADGPRTSRIAGVTLLGRLLATTKGSDNRRGTDVVLEGLNSGEPAVVKAALLALSEINDERALEPASRWLRTDVAPGLRAAAVQSLNASAVSFPVAARKLARQHASEPDGGLLVATLIASLGGEVLGSLEDDLNYLSDALNNSSTAVRRAAVEALSRIPSERGVEIVVFALTDEERDVQLAAVKSLGRIRRPEGSPAGVERLLQLIDNSTDDILVAAALHSLGDTADPRALDVLKPLARSGPAMAAVSAVEALGRLSLHGSGQEGRAIEALIDSLSHPDSEVVKSAVRVLADQRDPRVVTHLGACLDHEAWDVRRLAADLLGRIGGASTLELLKARLTSESEPLVREAVQRALMALESASGRRTTTPPPGSIMAARKDS, from the coding sequence GTGATATCTTTTCCCGACCTCGAGGTGGCGCTGATCTCCAGCGAACCAGAGCAACGCCGACAAGCTGCGTCACTCTTGGTGAGCCATGGAGGGTCGGATCGGGTCCGGCTCTTGATGCAGGCGCTGGGCGACTCGGACTGGCGGGTGCGCAAAGAGGCGGTGGCAGTGGCGGGGCGCCTTGCTCCCAATGCCGAGTCACTGAACGCCCTGGTCGCCGCCCTGCAACCCGGAGAAAACGTAGGCCTGCGCAATGCAGCCGTGGAGGCGCTCAGTCGCTATGGTGAGCCCGCCGTTTCCGCGCTGAATCAGGCGCTGTCCAGCCTTGATGCGGACGGTCGCAAGTTGGCCGCCGAAGCGCTGGCGATGACGGGCGCGGCAACTGCGCTCGTCGGATTGGAAGCGCTGCTCGAGGATGAGGACCCGAACGTACGCGCGGCCGCGGTAGAGGCGATTGCAGGTATCGGCACGGCCTCCATCGAGCGCGCCGTGTCGTTGCTCGAGGGATGCCTCGCTTCCGAGGATCAGTTCATGCGCTTGGCAGCGCTCGACGGCTTGAACCGTCTTGGGGTCGTGCTGCGCTTCGAGCAGGTCGAAGCCTTGCTCAGTGATCGCGTGCTCGCGCGCTCAGCGTTGATCGCGGCAGGGCGCTGCCAGGATCCTCGCGCGGCGTTGCCACTGGTCAGCGCGTTGAACACCGCGCGTGGCGCCACCTGGAATGCGGCGTTGCAGAGCGTGAGCGACCTGGCCGCAACCGGCGTCTCCGCGGAGGGTTCTGTGCGCCGCGCGCTCGAAGGGCTTAGCGCTGGAGCGCGCAAGAAGCTGCTTCACCTCGCGACGACACCTGGTGATGACGAAGCGAGCCGCCGCATGGCGCTGCTGGTTTGCGGCGCTCTGGGAGGTCGCGACGCAGCGGACGCCGCCATCGCTTCACTCGAGGACGATGCGACCGCCGGCGAAGCCGAGCAGGCGCTCTTGATGATCGGTGCGGACGCCGTGCCTGCGTTGATCAAGCTCGCTGCGGACGGTCCGCGCACCTCGCGTATTGCCGGAGTCACGCTGCTCGGGCGTCTCTTGGCGACCACCAAAGGCAGCGACAACCGGCGGGGCACGGACGTGGTGCTGGAGGGGCTCAACTCCGGCGAGCCTGCGGTCGTGAAAGCCGCGCTCCTAGCGTTATCCGAGATCAATGACGAGCGCGCGCTCGAGCCGGCGTCTCGCTGGCTGCGTACCGATGTGGCGCCGGGCCTTCGCGCGGCCGCGGTGCAGAGCCTGAACGCTTCCGCCGTGAGCTTTCCCGTTGCCGCAAGGAAACTTGCAAGGCAGCACGCTTCGGAGCCCGACGGCGGCCTGCTCGTGGCGACTCTGATCGCAAGCCTTGGCGGCGAGGTGCTGGGTAGCCTCGAGGACGACTTGAACTACCTGTCGGACGCGTTGAACAACTCCTCCACCGCGGTGCGACGCGCTGCAGTCGAGGCGTTGAGCCGTATCCCTAGCGAGCGCGGCGTGGAGATCGTGGTGTTCGCACTTACCGACGAAGAGCGGGATGTGCAGCTCGCCGCGGTCAAGAGCCTGGGCCGTATTCGGCGCCCCGAGGGGAGCCCGGCGGGCGTGGAGCGGCTGCTCCAGCTGATCGACAACTCAACCGACGATATCCTGGTGGCGGCGGCGCTTCATTCCCTCGGGGATACGGCAGACCCGCGGGCTCTCGACGTGCTCAAGCCACTGGCCCGATCTGGGCCCGCGATGGCGGCGGTGTCTGCAGTTGAGGCGCTGGGGCGCCTGAGCCTGCACGGCTCCGGTCAGGAGGGACGCGCCATTGAAGCCTTGATCGACTCGCTGAGTCATCCCGACTCCGAGGTCGTGAAATCAGCAGTGCGAGTCTTGGCTGACCAGCGGGACCCGCGAGTTGTCACCCACTTGGGCGCCTGCCTGGATCACGAGGCGTGGGATGTTCGACGTCTCGCGGCGGACTTGTTGGGGCGCATCGGTGGTGCGAGCACGCTGGAACTCTTGAAGGCACGCTTGACGTCGGAATCGGAGCCGCTGGTTCGCGAAGCCGTGCAGCGTGCCCTGATGGCGCTGGAGTCCGCGTCTGGTCGTCGCACGACCACGCCACCGCCTGGCAGCATCATGGCCGCCCGGAAGGACTCGTGA
- a CDS encoding chemotaxis protein CheW has product MVGDVSYAVPISSVREIVNPLGLTELPHAPFVVAGVADHRGEVLPVIDLRARFGVNEARDDRREKWILVDCAGRTVGLIVDRVTEVFGTAGEALRPAPSLGSGDDVRGIVGVTSHEGVLTFVLDVGRFDELTLALDTGELQQAAQLPQGNKAAT; this is encoded by the coding sequence GTGGTTGGAGACGTGAGCTACGCGGTGCCCATCAGTTCCGTGCGGGAAATCGTCAATCCACTTGGGCTGACCGAACTGCCCCATGCCCCCTTCGTGGTGGCGGGGGTTGCGGATCATCGCGGTGAGGTGCTGCCCGTGATTGACCTGCGGGCACGCTTCGGTGTGAACGAGGCCCGCGACGACCGACGGGAGAAGTGGATCTTGGTCGACTGCGCAGGGCGCACCGTTGGGTTGATCGTCGATCGCGTAACCGAAGTGTTCGGTACCGCGGGGGAGGCGCTGCGTCCTGCGCCGAGCTTGGGCTCCGGGGACGACGTACGCGGTATCGTCGGAGTGACAAGCCACGAGGGTGTGCTCACCTTCGTCCTGGATGTGGGCCGCTTTGATGAGCTGACCTTGGCTCTCGATACCGGCGAGCTGCAACAGGCTGCGCAACTTCCCCAAGGAAACAAGGCCGCTACGTGA
- a CDS encoding purine-binding chemotaxis protein CheW, with amino-acid sequence MAELTRTNKPPQAIAQQVSEDRGVIREYLAFVLAGEVYAVALTRIREILSPPPITEVPRAGRDVIGVCSVRGLLVTVVDLRRRMRLEEAPISRRSRILLAIANSGEVVGLMVDEVKQVIRLAEAEIEIAQTVLGGDVSEHVMGIARPASGVVVLLNLGSIVSGGNRG; translated from the coding sequence ATGGCTGAGCTGACACGCACCAACAAGCCACCGCAGGCGATCGCCCAGCAGGTGTCGGAGGATCGCGGTGTGATTCGCGAATACCTTGCCTTCGTCCTCGCCGGTGAGGTCTACGCCGTGGCGCTCACGCGGATTCGCGAGATCCTCAGCCCCCCGCCGATCACGGAAGTCCCGCGAGCGGGCCGCGACGTGATCGGTGTGTGCAGCGTGCGCGGGCTGTTGGTCACGGTGGTCGACCTGCGGCGCCGCATGCGACTCGAGGAGGCGCCGATCTCCCGACGTAGCCGCATCTTGTTGGCTATCGCGAATTCCGGGGAAGTGGTCGGCTTGATGGTGGACGAGGTCAAGCAAGTGATCCGCCTTGCGGAAGCGGAGATCGAGATCGCGCAAACGGTGCTCGGCGGCGACGTCTCCGAGCACGTGATGGGGATTGCGCGTCCGGCAAGCGGTGTCGTCGTGTTACTGAACTTGGGAAGCATCGTTTCCGGAGGCAACCGTGGCTGA